The genome window AGGCAAAGATAAGCAGGCAGATAGCAGATaattataattcattttaaatatactgAATCACCTCAATATGAGTCTTAGGTTACTtggcagacagacaacaacaagacTCTGCAGACACGGTAAGCAAtttcagctgcttctttttttatggtattttttctttcaacaaGAGCAAGTTTATGAATTTAACATTGATACATCACTTCACTGATGAACcacttcatttttctttctcagcattaaaatctgttttttattatttgaatttagTAAATGAGTAATAATTTCTCTTCTCTGCACTGCAAACTTAGaatccctttttaaaaaaaaattggcaGGTTGCAAATGAAAACTCATTGCTTGTAAATCCTAACAATCTCTGACAAAAACATATCTTATTTTGAGTTCCCATATGAATTAGAGATTATTTATGAAAAGATTTTTCACTGATGTCTGGTGCATTGTAGTTTCAGCATTACACCTGAAAAGCGAGGACAGTTTGGCCTGGCCTGGTAAAATCAAGTCTTAATCTCCAAAATCAtgttaaaaaacttttttgggGTTAAGCCTGTTTGAGCAGTATTACCAGTAGTAATTATCACACCAGaattcaagtgtgtgtttgtgaatgatgtagtgttcattttctgttgttggCCAGAGGGTTTTGAAGCCATAAATTAGAagcattttagtttttcctttttagtgATCTTACACTCTCTCCACAAGGCTTTGGTCTATAGGAGTGAtgagctctttctttttttctactcaGTACAATGACTTTCAAATTGCTGCTTAACCTTCTTCAGAGTAGAATTGAGGATTGGTTTGAATTTTCCAGCTCATCAGGTTGAACTATGTAGAGACTGATCTTCTCAGTCTTGTCCAGCAGTGCAGTTTTCTCCTCCTGTTATTGGAGACACTGAGTTGTAATTGATCCTTTCCCCCCATAGCCCAGccatcagtttgtttgttttttttatcattgttcaTGAAGCTTCTCCTCtaggttttctttctttcgcTCAGTCTTGAGATGATATTGTTTGGCTTTGAGGGCAGCCCTGACTTTTCTGgtctctgctttattttcttcaagCTGGACTCTCTTGGCCTCCTCCTTCCTGTGTCTTATTATCTTCTGCAGGTTCTCAGTTAGACTCCAACTAGAGCTGTGGGTCTGTGGTGTTATCCACCTGCTGCTCAGGATTGTGAACTCTCTGGATGATGGTGTTTCTAAGCTTGTAATTGACTTAGTTCTGGCatcaagtaatactgtaagaaatctctgagttatctttgatcaggatatctccttcacttcatacatcaaagaaatctctagaactgccttttttcacctaagaaacattgctaaaattaggagcatcctgtcccaaagtgatgctgaaaaactagtccatgcatttgttacttccagactggactattgcaattcattattaatagtttgtcccaataactcattaaagagcctccagttaatccaaaatgctgcagccagagttctgactggaattagcaagagagatcatatttctccaacgttagcttctctccattggctccctgttaaatccagaattgaatttaatattcttctcctcacttataaatcccttaataatcaggctccatcttatcttaaagacctcatagttccatatcttccaagcagaactctccgttctcaggctgcaggtttacttgtggttcctagagtttccaaatgtagaatgggaggcagagcctttagctaccaagcccctctcctgtggaaccagctcccagttcaggttcgggaggcagacaccgtctctacatttaagactagacttaaaactttcctttattataaagcttatagttagagatggatcaggtgactctgaaccatctcttagttatgctgatatagcttagtctgctgggggacctctactgataaactgagctcctctcctctctcctttctcctgtatcaatgcaaatgccaccattgcatgtcattaactttgtgtcttctctctcttttagttgtgtttcctcctctctgtctccctctctctgtacttttctgcaggtatcctcggcctggagctgtacatctccagaatccagttcatctgcccaatgttcttgatgcttgttgttgtctttattgcctgctgttcttttctctcttctctttccactcaccccaaccggtcgaggcagatggccacccactatgagcctggttctgctggaggtttcttcctctaaagggagtttttcctctccactgttgcctaaagcttgctcaaatgggattgttgagttttctctataattttttgtataaatattttctgtaaggtcttaaaccttacactgtaaagtgccttgagataacttctgttgtaaattggtgctatacaaataaaattgaattgaattgaattgaattgaaccaTTGTCATAGGACATCTATTTATTGTAAGCGTTCTGCAGCACAGAATTCTGGGGACATATCTCCTGCTGCATTTGTTGGTTTTTCATGGCTCCCTTTGTCctaattgttttcttgttgtgtttgtctgtgttgttaaAGTAAATGAATCTTGCTTTGATGTCCCTCCGACTAAAAACCTTTAGTACATTAGAGGTAAAGTcactacaaaaaaacacaactcataatgaattgtttttttttttatttattcaaaatctGTATAGAGTATCGTAAAAATTGCCTAATCACTGATATTGTGACATCCCTAATTGCAATGGAGTAGGATGTCACTTACAAACATCAATGTGAACCATGGACATAAAGAGATGGGATATAAATGGAGCATTAAGGTCTGTAATGTGAGCATAGCCCATGCTCCTGACAGTTAACTCATCTTCACTTAAATTGTCCTTTGTTTTCAATATTAAGCctttattcaatttatttgtcCTCAATGGGTGAAGAGGCCAACATAAAACATGGGGACATAGAAAGTATGACGTGCTACAAAAATCTGAACTCAAACTGGGGGCAGTGCAGTTATAATATGTTGCATGTACAGTTACTATtcagttagggttagggtacTCTTAGAATGTCCCTTTAATCAGTGCCACTTCATCTACTTGCTTCAAGACACTGGCTACTATTCCACCTCACTGTAAATTTACATTTGATGATATGGTGATTTCAGTAGGATGatcagacataaaaaaaaacaaaaaacaaaaagtcaattaattaaaaatatgtttagcAACTGATGAAGAATTTCCTGCCACAGATTCCTCTCTCACATCCTGGAGTTGAACTCTACTCTCCTCACCAGGGACCTGCTCACCTCGGATACAGAACGACAGCCTATACACACAAAGGCATGCAAAGGGTAGTCTGAGAAAATACTTGAAATAGTAATTGTGTGTATCTCCACAGTGCAGatgccctgtgtgtgtgctttttacCTGACAACGCCATTGCCAGTTGCAGTTCTTCTTTTAGAAGTTCCAGAAGTTCAATAACCCCCGCTTCTCcctggacacatacacacataacatgtttgttttgttttattgtagtgtgtgagtgtgtttttggaCATTTGGTTCGCCTGAGATGTTATGCAATGACCACTTTTACTTTTTAGCCAAAAAATTGTCACTTAGATTTTACAACTGTCCCCAGCCTGTCTGAAGAGCTGGGCTTGAGTTGGTGTACACTGAACTATGTGCAAGCACGGAACAGAGCAATCATACTAGTCAAATAAACGAGACTTTGACAAGAACATttctatttacatttagtaaactCCTGTAAACTGTTTGTTTCAGTGAAATTTTACTCATTTATATTCTCTTAGTTTTAGTCAAGATGTAATCAGTCAGTTtatttggacagctgcagtagataaCAGCACTAGTGTGGGGTGTTGGggtcttgtccaaggacacatTGACCCAAGGAACAAGGAATCAAACCAGTAACCATtttatagatgactgctctaccaactgagctaactgtGATGCCAGATTTTTCCAATAGCTGAACTTTAGCTGCAGACATGTCAGAGTTGACATGCTAACACTCATCCAcaccaacattaaaacaaccaaGTAGTGCTAATATTGTTGCTAATTGTTGAATGTTTTGTGGGGATAAGTGCAGGTACAGCTTTCCTGGTGAAGGTTTGCTAACCTGTGCCCAtagaaaagatgagaaagatgCATGGACACTGAGGATTCGGTATGTTGATATGAATCCATGCAAATGGCTAGAGCTTTCAGATGGTGTGCTAAACTGAAACTGCACCATAATTTTaattgaataataattaaaaaaaaaacatttagttattgAATAAGAGGTTTTCAATGAATACTTATCATCAAAATTTTCATTGGCAAAATTAACAGTGAACCACATCTACCTACTATCACCGCCTAATGCACTAGTGTACAGAGTAAAGCCTTAGGCTAATGAGACAGTAGATGAGTGTCATGCTTCACCTGGCAGGCGAGGCCCCAAAGCACTGGTCGACCAATCAATACAGCCTTTGCTCCCAGAGCTAAGGCCTTTAGGACATCTGTTCCCCTCCTGACTCCTCCATCCAAGTAGACATCACAGTGACCCTGCACGGCTGTAACCACCTCCTCCAAAACAtccaactacacacacacacaatttgtaGAGCCACATAATGCAAAAGTTGTCGATATTCTGCTTATAACCAATGCATCTaatgaaaaaaaactaaaccaaaaagtgtgtgtatgaatagTCTGTGTATCCAAGggcaaaaacactttttaacaaGATTTTATTAACTTTCTAAGTTTATGAGCAAATGCCTTCATTGATCCAGTACACTGACAGAGGCGTAGGTTTGTTGCCTGTGTAGGGTCATCTTGCCTAATATGGATGTGCAAGCACTATTGCAACTACTGAGTAACTCATTAGTAGATCATATAAGAGCAGGGCAGCTTTCTGCACAGGCCAAAAAAGGAATCTCTCACCAGTGGGAATGTTGATTAAGATCTTATGGCCTAAAATGCATTATTGGTAATATAAGAAGTTAAACTGTCCATGAGTAAATTGGTACCCTTCCTGGTGAAGTAAAATGCTCTTTGTtctcaatgaaaacaaagagaacttAAAGATGGATAAAAAAATTCATAACATATATAATAGTAGGGGTGGAATGCAAAATATTAAAACCAAAAAATGAACTGTCACACAATCCAGTTATCCCCTCATTATCCTAACTGCTGGTCCTCTTTAGTGTCGCGGCACTGCTGGAACCAATCCAGCTTTCATTAGGTGACAGGCACTATTGAGAGAAGTTAGCTAGCTATTACTATAACTGCAGAAAGGTGTGATGAAGAAAGGGTTGCCTATCAAGTACAACAAAATGTCAATGGCTGAGGACTTAGAAattgcacacacatgcatatacagaCCGTAGCGGGTACTCCATCCAGTTGTCGAGCTCCATGATTGGACACCAAGATGCCATCAACACCATAATTCACAGCCTGGACAGCATCCTCACCTGAcgacgcacacacacaacttaaAACAAGCTGTTAACTGTAATTTAGACTCAGTATTAATAACTTCCTGCTGGTGGCCACCATCTAGATAATTCAGTCCTATAAACATAGAGAActattacattattatacattttcatCACATTAAAATCTATAACATCTATAACAAAAGTTTTGTGTATTTAACAGCAAATCTGGAATTTCcaattatttcaattatttttatttgtatagcaccaaatcacaacaaaagttatctcaaggcactttacagtgtttaacgtttaagaccttatagagaataattatacaaaaaacgatattgaaaacccaacaatcccatttgagcaagttttaggcaaaagtggagaggaaaaactccctttagaggaagaaacctccagcaaaaccaggctcatATTGGGCGGCCATCTGGGATggggtgaatgtgtgtgtgtaccattCAGTATTCCTTTTACAATCACAGgcaagtgtgtatgttttttcagCCAAGTGATGTCCTCCCAGCAGATAGTGGGGTCTATTGCTTTTGCAACATAAACAGCCAATCCACTGTCATTGCCGTAGTTTCCTTCTGAAAATGCCAGGGAGGCTGTAGAGAAGTTAGacatactgaacacacacagacacaaacacagtaaagagTTAGTGTGTGGTTTCCATGGCGGAATTGAGAATTTCTCTTGCTGTTGTGTTTGGTTCCTACCTCAGGTGTGGGGGCAGTTTAAAGCGGTTGCGCATGTCATCCCATCTCCTACCTAGATATGGTGTATCCACGGTAACAAAGATAGCCTTATAGCCCATCTCCTCTGCACGGCGTACCAATGACAGTGTCAGCCCCCTGTCTTTATAGATGTAAAGCTGCATCCACAGGACAGCCCCACTGCCTGCCACCTCCTCTATAGAGGAGGTAGCCCAAGAGCTCAGCATCATCCCTGTTCCTACTGCTTGGCATGCTGGGTAGacaaatatatatgtatgtgtatatatatatacacatatatatacacacatatatatatatatatatatatatatatatatatatacacatatacatatacacatatacacatatacatatatacatacaaatatatatatatatacacatacatacatacacacatatatatatatatacatacacacatatatatatatatatatatacatatatatatatatacacatacataatatatatatatatatatatatatatataatatatatatatatagatataatatatatatatacaatatatatgttatatatatatatatatatagatatgtgtgtatatatatatatatatataatataatatatattatatatatagatgtattatatacatacacacatagatataatatatatacacatatatatataatataatatagatatatacaaaaaaaaatatatatatatatatatatatatatttatatacacatataatatatataatacatccacaatatatataatatatatgtggtgtgtgtatatatatctatatctatatatgtgttatatatatgtgtgttataTCTATagatctatatatctatatatatatatacatatatatatatctatctaatatatctatatatgtagTTTCCTTCGAAAATGCCAGGGAGGCTGTAGAGAAGTTAGacatactgaacacacacagacacaaacacagtaaagagTTAGTGTGTGGTTTCCATGGCGGAATTGAGAATTTCTCTTGCTGTTGTGTTTGGTATAATgttaaggtcatggagtggcctagtcagtctccagaccttaatcccatagaaaatctgtggagggagctgagggttcgagttgccaaacattggagaggatctgcaaagaggagtgggccaaaatcccccctgagatgtgtgcaaaccttgtggccaactacaagaaacgactgacctctgtgattgccaacaaaggttttgccaccaagtactaaagcacgtttttcgaagggatagaatacttctttccttcgtggaaatgcaaattaatttataactctttttgaaacgcatttttctggattatttttgtcattgttgtgtctcactgttcaaataaacctaccattgaaattatagcctgatcatttctttgttagtgggcaaacttacaaaatcagctggggttcaaataattttttccctcactgtatatatatgtatatatacatatatatacatatatatacacacatatatatacacacacacatatatatatatacacacacacacacacacacatatatatatatatacacacacacacacatatatatatacacacacacacacacacacatatatatatacatatatatatatacatacatatatatacatacatacatatatatatatatatatacacatacatacacatacatatatatatatatatatatatatacatacacatacatatatatatatatatatatatatatatatacatatatatatatatatatacacatacatacacatacatatatatatatatatgtatatatatacatacatatatggcCATACTTggcactgtgtttgtgtaccttTTGCTGTAGCTATCTCTCCATCAGGGTGAGCCATCCTCTGCATTGCTGTGGCTGCAACACACAGAGGCATGCTGAGCTTCTGTCccaggacagagacagacagatccACTGCGGATACATCCCTCAGCACCCTAGGGACAAGATACCACCTatagacaaatacacacagtaattctatttaattatttcacatGCTGTGGTACAATTTTTGTAATAACGTTCTAGGTAATAATGTCagtgcttttttaaatttcttcaaACCAGTCCATTTGAAATTTGCACTGGAAACAGTCAGACCCTCCTTGGGCTTGGCCCAAACAACTGCGACAACATCAGTATAGTTCATCCTTACTATAGCAGACTCACTCTGCAAACAGCAAAACTTAAACAGGCTTGTGTCTTCTGGATTAACTTCAAGATTTTGACCGGCTGTGATCTAAACCTGGGTGTCCGTCAGAGTTTGAAGTTGTGTTCACTCAAGTCTGTCCTATGGCATATACcctggcaagaaaaggtatggGCGtcctttgggattacgtggagttttgcatgaattggtcataaaatgtgctctgatcttcatctaagtcacaagaatagaaaaacacagtctgcctaaaataatactacacaaacattatatgttttcatgtttttattgaacgtaacatgtaaacattcacagtgcagggtggaaaaagtatgtgaacccctagcctaatgacttctccaagagctaattggagccaggagtgagccaaccttgagttcaatcagtgtgatgatattggatgtgttgctgaaagctgtcctgccc of Anabas testudineus chromosome 8, fAnaTes1.2, whole genome shotgun sequence contains these proteins:
- the hao1 gene encoding hydroxyacid oxidase 1, yielding MSGQRVCVSDFEEEASKVLPKAVYDYYRSGADEQNTLADNVAAFNRWYLVPRVLRDVSAVDLSVSVLGQKLSMPLCVAATAMQRMAHPDGEIATAKACQAVGTGMMLSSWATSSIEEVAGSGAVLWMQLYIYKDRGLTLSLVRRAEEMGYKAIFVTVDTPYLGRRWDDMRNRFKLPPHLSMSNFSTASLAFSEGNYGNDSGLAVYVAKAIDPTICWEDITWLKKHTHLPVIVKGILNGEDAVQAVNYGVDGILVSNHGARQLDGVPATLDVLEEVVTAVQGHCDVYLDGGVRRGTDVLKALALGAKAVLIGRPVLWGLACQGEAGVIELLELLKEELQLAMALSGCRSVSEVSRSLVRRVEFNSRM